In the genome of Actinomadura graeca, one region contains:
- a CDS encoding DUF4291 domain-containing protein produces MKTPTRQIRADHDRDTITVYQAYGPEIGGPAAEHGTFVPPFSRNRMTWIKPSFLWLMARSNWARERGQESVLAVRISRAGWEQALGLAVPTHPDRRVFRGSAEWRERFADAVVHVQWDPERSLRGRKLEARSIQIGLSRHIVDRYVDHWILGIEDRTPLVRRLHRLVHDGQVGKAKALLPPERPYPLSAALAHRLGADTPGR; encoded by the coding sequence TTGAAGACGCCCACACGCCAGATCCGCGCGGACCACGACCGCGACACGATCACGGTCTACCAGGCGTACGGACCGGAGATCGGTGGCCCCGCCGCCGAGCACGGCACGTTCGTGCCGCCGTTCTCCCGGAACCGCATGACCTGGATCAAACCGTCCTTCCTGTGGCTGATGGCGCGCAGCAACTGGGCGCGCGAACGGGGACAGGAGTCGGTGCTCGCCGTCCGGATCAGCCGCGCGGGATGGGAGCAGGCGCTCGGCCTCGCCGTCCCCACGCACCCGGACCGGCGTGTCTTCCGCGGATCCGCCGAGTGGCGCGAGCGTTTCGCGGACGCGGTCGTCCACGTCCAATGGGATCCGGAACGCTCACTGCGAGGCCGGAAACTGGAGGCCCGCAGCATCCAGATCGGGCTGAGCCGCCACATCGTCGACCGCTACGTCGACCACTGGATCCTCGGGATCGAGGACCGCACGCCCCTCGTCCGCAGGCTGCACCGGCTCGTCCATGACGGCCAGGTCGGCAAGGCCAAGGCGCTCCTCCCACCGGAACGCCCGTACCCGCTCTCAGCCGCCCTCGCCCACCGCCTCGGCGCCGACACCCCCGGACGCTGA
- a CDS encoding alpha/beta fold hydrolase: MATYVLVPGAGGRAWYWHRLVPRLRERGHEVTAVDLPAADDQAGLQEYADTIVDAIDGRDEVVLVAQSMGGLTAPLVCDRVPVDLLVMLNAMTPRPGETGGAWWDDTGQAQAMADQAAREGRTLPAEFDLRDTFFHDVPSEVTDEALAQGEPVQAAKPFTEPWPLAGWPDTPTVFLQGRDDRFFPLEFQRRVVSDRLGIPVDEMPGGHLVALSRPEELAGRLEGYRTRWAV; this comes from the coding sequence ATGGCGACCTATGTGCTCGTCCCCGGGGCCGGAGGACGGGCCTGGTACTGGCATCGGCTCGTCCCGAGGCTGCGAGAGCGGGGGCACGAGGTGACGGCCGTCGATCTTCCGGCCGCGGACGATCAGGCCGGGCTCCAGGAGTACGCCGACACGATCGTCGACGCGATAGACGGCCGGGACGAGGTAGTCCTGGTCGCGCAGTCCATGGGTGGCCTGACCGCTCCCCTGGTCTGCGACCGGGTGCCGGTGGACCTGCTGGTGATGCTCAACGCCATGACGCCCCGGCCCGGTGAGACGGGCGGTGCGTGGTGGGACGACACCGGCCAGGCCCAGGCCATGGCGGACCAGGCGGCCCGGGAAGGACGGACGCTTCCCGCCGAGTTCGACTTGCGTGACACCTTCTTCCACGACGTCCCGTCAGAGGTGACGGACGAGGCGCTCGCGCAGGGAGAGCCGGTCCAGGCGGCCAAGCCGTTCACGGAACCGTGGCCGCTGGCGGGGTGGCCGGACACGCCGACCGTTTTCCTTCAGGGACGGGACGACCGCTTCTTCCCGCTGGAGTTCCAAAGGCGCGTCGTCTCTGACAGGCTCGGCATTCCGGTCGACGAGATGCCCGGAGGGCACTTGGTCGCGCTCAGTCGGCCGGAGGAACTCGCCGGGCGGCTTGAGGGGTACCGGACGCGGTGGGCAGTGTGA
- a CDS encoding nucleoside triphosphate pyrophosphohydrolase has protein sequence MEDEGVAPALARVLADVAAEREAQDRMWGVQEFPDGSGPEFVERAEEAKRECSTAWERGRLTWRHVLTEEFFEALAEAEPDRLRAELVQTAAVAVKWIESLDRRHGGMVHRTKSGGGFTEKLVRDRIPQVIEESGRRAEFRVAGLDEYRSRLRAKLYEEAGEYVASGDPEELADVLEVVHALAAVHRLTPDGLEARRADKAQRRGGFSERIVLRLPEGP, from the coding sequence ATGGAGGACGAGGGAGTTGCACCTGCGCTGGCCAGGGTTCTGGCGGACGTCGCGGCCGAACGCGAAGCGCAGGACCGGATGTGGGGCGTTCAGGAGTTTCCCGACGGCAGTGGGCCGGAGTTCGTCGAGCGTGCGGAGGAGGCGAAACGGGAGTGCAGCACGGCGTGGGAGCGCGGACGGCTGACATGGCGCCATGTGCTCACGGAGGAGTTCTTCGAAGCGCTCGCCGAGGCGGAGCCGGACAGGCTTCGCGCCGAACTCGTCCAGACGGCGGCGGTCGCCGTGAAGTGGATCGAGTCCCTGGATCGGCGGCATGGCGGCATGGTGCACCGTACGAAGTCGGGCGGGGGCTTCACCGAGAAGCTCGTCCGGGACCGGATCCCCCAGGTCATCGAGGAGTCCGGACGGCGCGCCGAGTTCCGTGTGGCCGGTCTTGACGAGTACAGGTCCCGGTTGCGCGCCAAGCTGTACGAGGAGGCGGGCGAGTATGTCGCGAGCGGTGACCCTGAGGAACTCGCCGACGTGCTGGAGGTCGTCCACGCGTTGGCGGCGGTCCATAGGCTCACGCCGGACGGGTTGGAGGCGCGGCGAGCGGATAAGGCGCAACGGCGTGGCGGCTTCTCCGAGCGGATCGTCCTGCGATTGCCGGAAGGCCCTTAG
- a CDS encoding cytochrome P450, with protein sequence MPSIVETQLTNLDFWAKPHKERDEMFAALRAAEERIYCPLSDGSGFYALTRYEEVSEASRHPEVFSSQPTAVSVTDPAPEVTEYSGSMISLDDPRHARLRRIVSRSFTPRMIQRFTGDVTVLARRLVDELAERGPCDFVEHVATPMPLQIICSMMGIPGTAYGDVIDATNAVLAIGDPDYVGPDGKDRATTIREKFSYLHELMSDLGRLRRERPADDLVTALTNANVDGEALTDIELGRFFTLLVVAGNETTRNALSHALVLFSANPDQRMLLLSDMNRRLPGAVEEVVRYASPVTWMRRTLTRDYELQGHAYQAGDRVILYYNSANRDEAVFKDPHTFDITRSPNPHVGFGAPGPHFCLGAHLAKREITELLRELYARLPNLHATDHACRQRASFINGITSLPCAF encoded by the coding sequence GTGCCCTCCATCGTCGAGACACAGCTGACGAACCTGGACTTCTGGGCAAAACCACATAAAGAACGCGACGAAATGTTCGCCGCACTCCGGGCGGCCGAAGAGCGGATCTACTGCCCGCTTTCCGATGGTTCCGGCTTCTATGCGCTCACCCGGTATGAAGAGGTCAGCGAGGCCAGCCGGCACCCCGAGGTGTTCAGCTCCCAGCCCACCGCCGTCAGCGTCACCGACCCGGCACCGGAAGTCACCGAATACAGCGGTTCCATGATCAGCCTGGATGACCCGCGCCATGCGAGGCTCCGCCGGATCGTCTCCCGCTCATTCACCCCGCGCATGATCCAGCGGTTCACCGGCGACGTGACCGTTCTGGCCCGCCGTCTCGTCGACGAATTAGCGGAACGAGGCCCGTGCGACTTCGTCGAGCACGTCGCCACGCCGATGCCGCTGCAGATCATCTGCTCGATGATGGGCATCCCGGGCACGGCCTACGGCGACGTCATCGACGCCACCAACGCGGTCCTGGCGATCGGCGATCCGGACTACGTCGGCCCTGACGGGAAAGACCGCGCGACAACGATTCGCGAGAAGTTCTCCTACCTGCACGAACTCATGTCCGACCTCGGACGCCTGCGCCGTGAGCGGCCAGCGGACGACCTGGTGACGGCGCTCACGAACGCGAACGTGGACGGCGAGGCACTCACGGACATCGAATTGGGGCGGTTCTTCACGCTCCTGGTCGTGGCCGGGAACGAGACCACTCGGAACGCGCTGTCGCACGCGCTCGTGCTCTTCAGCGCGAACCCGGATCAACGGATGCTGCTCCTTTCGGATATGAACCGGCGGCTCCCCGGTGCGGTCGAGGAGGTCGTCCGCTATGCATCACCGGTGACCTGGATGCGTCGTACCCTGACGCGCGACTACGAGCTTCAGGGACACGCCTACCAGGCCGGCGACCGAGTCATCCTGTACTACAACTCCGCCAACCGCGACGAAGCCGTGTTCAAGGATCCGCACACGTTCGACATCACACGCTCTCCCAACCCGCACGTCGGATTCGGTGCACCTGGGCCCCACTTCTGTCTGGGCGCGCACTTGGCCAAGCGTGAAATCACTGAACTGCTCCGTGAGCTCTATGCGCGTCTGCCCAACCTGCATGCAACGGACCATGCCTGTCGCCAGCGGGCCAGTTTCATCAACGGCATCACATCGTTGCCCTGCGCCTTCTGA
- a CDS encoding citrate synthase yields the protein MSDFELSHAGGRMPLEVTEATEGPSGLGMGSLLKETGHVTLDPGFTNTASTTSSITYIDGEAGILRYRGYPIEELAERSSFLEVAYLLIYGELPTADQLSEFTASIRVHTLLDEKFRAFFSAFPRRAHPMAVLSSAVSALSTFYQDSLDPFDPEQVDLSSIRLIAKLPTIAAYAYKTSIGQPLLYPDNSQGYVENFLRMTFGLPTQPYEIDPEIVRVLDMLFVLHADHEQNCSTSTVRLVGSSQANLFSSVSAGVDALFGPLHGGANQAVLEMLERIHENGDNVDSFVQRVKNKEPGVKLMGFGHRVYRNYDPRAAVVKKATGKVLEALGKSDPLLDLAMRLEEVALSDDYFVERKLYPNVDFYTGVIYKAMGFPTNAFTVLFALGRLPGWIAQWREMMNDTATKIGRPRQVYVGPGERRYVDLSAR from the coding sequence ATGTCGGATTTCGAGCTCAGCCACGCGGGCGGCCGCATGCCCCTTGAGGTGACGGAGGCGACCGAGGGTCCCTCCGGGCTGGGCATGGGCAGCCTCTTGAAGGAGACCGGTCACGTCACCCTCGATCCCGGGTTCACCAACACCGCGTCCACCACGTCGTCGATCACCTACATCGACGGTGAAGCGGGCATCCTGCGCTACCGCGGCTATCCCATCGAGGAACTGGCGGAGCGGTCGTCCTTCCTCGAGGTCGCCTACCTGCTGATCTACGGTGAGCTGCCGACCGCCGACCAGCTCTCGGAGTTCACCGCCAGCATCCGCGTCCACACGCTGCTGGACGAGAAGTTCCGTGCGTTCTTCTCCGCCTTCCCGCGCCGCGCGCACCCGATGGCGGTCCTGTCGTCCGCGGTCAGCGCACTGTCGACCTTCTATCAGGACAGCCTCGATCCCTTCGATCCCGAGCAGGTCGACCTGTCCAGCATCCGGCTCATCGCCAAGCTGCCGACGATCGCCGCGTACGCGTACAAGACCTCCATCGGGCAGCCGCTGCTCTACCCCGACAACTCCCAGGGGTACGTGGAGAACTTCCTCCGCATGACCTTCGGGCTGCCCACGCAGCCGTACGAGATCGATCCCGAGATCGTGCGTGTCCTGGACATGCTGTTCGTCCTGCACGCCGACCATGAGCAGAACTGTTCGACGTCGACCGTGCGGCTGGTGGGTTCCAGCCAGGCGAATCTGTTCTCCTCGGTCTCCGCGGGTGTCGACGCGCTGTTCGGGCCGCTCCACGGGGGCGCCAACCAGGCCGTGCTGGAGATGCTGGAGAGGATCCACGAGAACGGCGACAACGTCGACTCGTTCGTCCAGCGGGTGAAGAACAAGGAGCCCGGCGTCAAGCTGATGGGCTTCGGCCACCGCGTGTACCGCAACTACGACCCGCGCGCGGCGGTAGTGAAGAAGGCCACCGGCAAGGTCCTGGAGGCCCTCGGGAAATCCGACCCGCTCCTGGACCTCGCCATGCGCCTGGAGGAGGTCGCCCTGAGCGACGACTACTTCGTCGAGCGCAAGCTCTACCCGAACGTCGACTTCTACACCGGTGTGATCTACAAGGCCATGGGCTTCCCCACCAACGCGTTCACCGTGCTGTTCGCGCTCGGGAGGCTACCCGGCTGGATCGCCCAGTGGCGCGAGATGATGAACGACACCGCCACTAAGATCGGACGTCCGCGTCAGGTGTACGTCGGTCCGGGCGAGCGCCGCTACGTAGATCTTTCCGCCCGCTGA
- a CDS encoding winged helix-turn-helix transcriptional regulator: MAALRGRWTTLVIRELLRGGRTFSELSQALPTLSDKVLSDRLAHLTEAGVVDRRRQAGWPPRTHYRLTALGSGLGPVLQALWDWGSQHSPQAAPPGGR; this comes from the coding sequence TTGGCAGCCCTGCGCGGCCGCTGGACGACCTTGGTGATCCGCGAGCTGCTGCGCGGCGGACGCACCTTCAGCGAACTCAGCCAGGCGTTGCCGACGCTGTCGGACAAGGTCCTCTCCGACCGGCTCGCGCATCTCACCGAAGCCGGTGTGGTCGATCGCCGTCGTCAGGCCGGCTGGCCGCCCCGAACCCACTACCGGCTCACGGCCCTTGGCAGCGGCCTCGGCCCAGTCCTCCAAGCGCTCTGGGACTGGGGCAGCCAGCACAGCCCTCAGGCGGCACCTCCAGGAGGCCGCTAA
- a CDS encoding YybH family protein, with the protein MMGRLAVRPEDVPAVFAERFNSGDPVAVAEMYESGAVFVPDPGSALTGRQAHDANRRFVDLGLPITVQPRHVYAAGDIALLIVDWVIHGADRDGRVVHIEGTATDVARRGQDGHWRYVIDNPFGVSSQTRPHP; encoded by the coding sequence ATGATGGGGAGGCTCGCCGTACGTCCCGAGGACGTGCCCGCGGTGTTCGCCGAGCGCTTCAACAGCGGTGATCCGGTGGCGGTGGCGGAGATGTACGAGAGCGGGGCGGTGTTCGTCCCTGATCCGGGTTCAGCGTTGACCGGCCGACAAGCCCACGATGCCAATCGCCGGTTCGTGGACCTGGGGCTGCCGATCACGGTTCAGCCCCGCCATGTCTACGCGGCAGGCGACATAGCCCTGCTGATCGTGGACTGGGTCATCCACGGCGCCGACCGTGATGGACGGGTCGTGCACATTGAGGGCACCGCCACCGATGTCGCCCGGCGAGGACAGGACGGGCACTGGCGATATGTCATCGACAACCCCTTCGGCGTGTCTTCGCAAACCCGCCCCCACCCGTGA
- a CDS encoding aldo/keto reductase, translating into MGRTEVLPADRSVDEMQAATWDVLDVAYAAGVRWVDTARSYGLAEEFLSGWLSARAAHDVTVSSKWGYTYVGDWNLDAAIHEVKEHSLQRYREQYGETRALLGQYLAVYQVHSLTEESVVFQDVRLQAALAEARDDGVRVGFSTSGPRQADTIRRAMTLEVSGQPLFSTVQATWNLFETSAETALKEAHAAGLHVLLKEVLANGRLAVLPPAELQRIASTNQTRPDALALAVALNRPWADTVLVGAASPAQLTSNLDATKLSLTGGELDALAGLSVPPERYWAERSTLPWA; encoded by the coding sequence GTGGGCAGGACAGAGGTGCTGCCCGCAGACCGCAGCGTGGACGAGATGCAAGCCGCGACCTGGGATGTTCTGGACGTGGCGTACGCGGCAGGCGTCCGCTGGGTGGACACGGCACGGTCCTACGGTCTCGCGGAGGAGTTCTTGAGCGGCTGGCTCTCAGCACGCGCTGCGCACGACGTGACCGTGTCCAGCAAATGGGGCTACACCTACGTCGGCGACTGGAACCTGGACGCTGCCATCCATGAGGTCAAGGAACACAGCCTTCAGCGCTACCGCGAGCAATACGGCGAGACGAGAGCTCTCCTCGGGCAATATCTGGCCGTATACCAAGTGCATTCGCTCACTGAGGAAAGCGTAGTGTTCCAGGACGTTCGTCTGCAGGCGGCCCTTGCGGAGGCACGCGATGACGGCGTACGTGTCGGCTTCTCCACTTCCGGCCCAAGGCAGGCCGACACGATACGGCGTGCCATGACGCTTGAAGTGTCCGGGCAGCCCCTCTTCAGCACCGTCCAGGCGACGTGGAATCTTTTCGAAACCTCTGCCGAGACGGCCCTGAAGGAGGCACACGCGGCGGGTCTGCACGTCCTGCTGAAGGAGGTTTTGGCCAACGGGAGACTCGCCGTGCTGCCTCCCGCCGAGCTACAGCGCATCGCATCAACGAACCAGACACGGCCGGACGCTTTGGCTCTCGCGGTTGCGCTGAACCGCCCTTGGGCGGACACCGTGCTGGTCGGCGCGGCGAGCCCGGCACAGCTGACATCGAATCTCGATGCGACAAAGCTGTCACTTACCGGCGGCGAGTTGGACGCGCTCGCCGGACTGAGCGTCCCACCCGAACGCTATTGGGCCGAACGGAGCACGCTGCCCTGGGCCTGA
- the aac(6') gene encoding aminoglycoside 6'-N-acetyltransferase, with translation MEIKGDLVVLRPVDEEDAAVLHGIVREPEVAAWWAPPEGFDGMLAIVMEGGVIGAIRYDEELDEDYRYASIDIFIGARHQGRGVGTDAVRTLARWLIRERGHHRITIDPAVVNTVAIKCYRKVGFKPVGTMREYERDPISGRWRDGLLMDLLARELIG, from the coding sequence ATGGAGATCAAAGGCGACTTGGTTGTGCTGCGCCCGGTGGACGAGGAGGACGCCGCCGTCCTGCACGGGATCGTCCGGGAACCGGAGGTCGCGGCGTGGTGGGCGCCGCCTGAAGGGTTCGACGGGATGCTCGCGATCGTCATGGAAGGCGGGGTCATAGGCGCCATCCGGTACGACGAGGAACTGGACGAGGACTACCGGTACGCGAGCATCGACATCTTCATCGGTGCCCGTCATCAGGGGCGTGGGGTCGGGACGGACGCGGTCCGGACGCTGGCCCGGTGGTTGATCCGGGAGCGGGGGCACCACCGGATCACCATCGATCCGGCGGTCGTCAACACCGTGGCGATCAAGTGCTACCGCAAGGTGGGGTTCAAGCCCGTCGGGACGATGCGCGAGTACGAGCGCGACCCGATCTCGGGCCGGTGGCGGGACGGGCTGCTCATGGATCTTCTTGCGCGGGAGCTGATCGGCTGA
- a CDS encoding helix-turn-helix domain-containing protein, translating into MTRTLSRGTRVTGAERTRLAAELAPRYAAGESIRDLAAETGRSYGFIYNVLKEAGVPLRGRGGNTRRKKD; encoded by the coding sequence GTGACCCGAACGCTGTCGAGGGGCACGCGTGTCACCGGTGCCGAACGTACTCGGCTCGCCGCGGAGCTCGCTCCGCGGTACGCGGCCGGCGAGAGCATCCGCGATCTGGCCGCCGAGACGGGCCGCTCGTACGGATTCATCTACAACGTCCTGAAGGAAGCGGGCGTCCCGCTGCGCGGGCGGGGTGGCAACACCCGCCGCAAGAAGGACTGA
- a CDS encoding DUF2786 domain-containing protein: protein MRKAWWRPRSGEAADPASAVPSFAEEAGELAAEAVRALSRNDETAFRHCVAVLAGRPDAPGWTRAADRCLAARLRRSVTTAWERGWQPADVVRFAGRRRTARHGRLATDAIAAEMRAYAATTVDDQWREQLAVLGAGIWWGHDDDHPDAWCAREGVERPALVACSVELVHLLEGLPRLARIGPPPGTPCTEAPSHSRAREVDQRMLAKVRALLAKAESTEFPEEAEALSARAQELIARHSIDHALLAAETGDLDGPAGRRVAVDNPYDAPKAVLLTVVADANRCRAVWHRELGFSTVLGFPADLAAVEMLFTSLLVQATAAMVHAGPKRDAAGRSRTRSFRHAFLNAYAARIGERLRDAAEEATNQATAGAGGKDLLPVLAARDQAVELAVGKMFPNLAKSRAGSVSNYEGWVAGRAAADLASLNGRSEVTGAFRRS from the coding sequence GTGCGGAAGGCGTGGTGGCGGCCACGGTCCGGTGAGGCGGCGGATCCCGCGTCCGCCGTGCCCTCCTTCGCGGAGGAGGCCGGGGAGCTGGCGGCCGAGGCGGTGCGAGCGCTCTCGCGGAACGATGAGACCGCGTTCCGCCACTGCGTGGCCGTCCTGGCGGGGCGGCCGGACGCGCCGGGCTGGACGCGCGCCGCCGACCGGTGCCTCGCCGCGCGGCTGCGCCGGTCCGTCACCACGGCGTGGGAACGCGGCTGGCAGCCCGCCGACGTCGTCCGGTTCGCCGGGCGCCGCCGCACGGCCAGGCACGGGCGCCTCGCCACCGACGCCATCGCCGCCGAGATGCGCGCCTACGCCGCCACCACGGTGGACGACCAGTGGCGCGAGCAGCTCGCCGTCCTCGGCGCCGGCATCTGGTGGGGGCACGACGACGATCACCCGGACGCGTGGTGCGCGCGCGAGGGCGTCGAACGCCCCGCCCTCGTCGCCTGCAGCGTCGAACTCGTCCATCTGCTGGAGGGCCTGCCACGCCTGGCGAGGATCGGCCCGCCGCCCGGTACGCCCTGCACGGAGGCTCCCTCGCACAGCCGGGCCCGCGAGGTGGATCAGCGAATGCTGGCCAAGGTCCGGGCCCTCCTGGCCAAGGCGGAGTCGACCGAGTTCCCAGAGGAGGCGGAGGCGCTGAGCGCGCGCGCTCAGGAGCTCATAGCGCGGCACAGTATCGACCACGCCTTGCTGGCCGCGGAGACCGGTGACCTGGATGGCCCCGCCGGGCGGCGTGTCGCGGTGGACAATCCGTACGACGCGCCCAAGGCCGTCCTCCTGACCGTCGTGGCGGACGCCAACAGATGCCGTGCTGTGTGGCACAGGGAGCTGGGGTTCTCGACCGTGCTGGGGTTTCCCGCCGATCTCGCAGCGGTGGAGATGCTCTTCACCTCACTGCTGGTGCAGGCGACCGCGGCGATGGTGCACGCGGGACCCAAACGGGACGCGGCCGGACGGTCCCGGACCCGTTCCTTCCGCCACGCCTTCCTCAACGCCTACGCGGCCCGGATCGGGGAGCGGCTGCGGGATGCGGCCGAAGAGGCGACGAACCAGGCGACCGCGGGCGCGGGCGGGAAGGATCTGCTTCCCGTGCTGGCCGCGCGCGACCAGGCCGTCGAACTGGCCGTCGGCAAGATGTTTCCCAACCTGGCCAAGAGCCGGGCGGGTTCGGTCTCCAACTACGAGGGCTGGGTGGCGGGACGCGCAGCCGCCGACCTCGCCAGCCTGAACGGACGCTCCGAGGTCACCGGAGCCTTCCGCCGCTCGTAG
- a CDS encoding winged helix DNA-binding domain-containing protein, with protein sequence MADTLSVRALNRATLARQLLLSREPVPITDAVARLCGMQAQEPKPPFLGLWTRVAGFQVSDLHSAVHDRSLVRATMMRATLHLVTADDYTAFRTAMQPTLDGAMRVLGDRAKGLDLSRVVPAARALLEDGPRTFNAVRALLQEEFPDVNDRALGYAVRMCLPLVMVPTEDRWAFPRTSEFTLADTWLGTSPASVPATDELMLRYLAAYGPASVADAQTWSGLPALSEVFERLRPALRVFADDKGRELFDLPDAPRPDEDVPAPARFLPEFDGLVLAHADRRRIIADRDRPSLTTKNLRVRAVFLWDGFARGIWEQDYKRKVATLTLRPFEPLPPTAVKALTAEGEALARFTEPGAKETVVAVTDV encoded by the coding sequence ATGGCGGACACCCTCAGCGTCCGGGCTCTGAACCGAGCCACGCTGGCACGACAGCTCCTGCTCTCCCGGGAGCCCGTTCCGATCACCGACGCGGTGGCGCGCCTATGCGGCATGCAGGCGCAGGAGCCGAAGCCGCCCTTCCTTGGTCTCTGGACGCGGGTGGCCGGCTTCCAGGTGTCCGACCTGCACTCCGCAGTACATGACCGTTCACTCGTCCGCGCGACGATGATGCGCGCCACGCTGCACCTGGTGACGGCCGACGACTACACCGCGTTCCGCACGGCGATGCAGCCGACCTTGGACGGTGCGATGCGCGTCCTGGGAGACCGTGCCAAGGGACTCGACCTGAGCCGTGTCGTCCCGGCGGCCAGGGCGCTTCTAGAGGACGGTCCCCGCACCTTCAACGCTGTGCGGGCGCTACTGCAAGAGGAGTTCCCCGACGTCAACGACCGCGCGCTGGGCTACGCCGTCCGTATGTGCCTGCCGCTGGTCATGGTCCCCACGGAGGACAGGTGGGCCTTTCCGCGCACGTCGGAGTTCACCCTGGCCGATACATGGCTGGGTACGTCGCCCGCATCCGTCCCAGCGACCGACGAGCTGATGCTCCGCTACCTGGCGGCATACGGTCCCGCCTCGGTGGCGGACGCGCAGACCTGGTCCGGACTACCGGCGCTCAGCGAAGTCTTCGAGCGGCTGCGGCCGGCCCTGCGCGTTTTCGCGGACGACAAGGGCCGGGAACTGTTCGACCTCCCCGACGCGCCGCGGCCGGATGAGGACGTTCCCGCGCCCGCGCGCTTCCTGCCCGAGTTCGACGGCCTGGTCCTCGCCCACGCGGACCGCAGGCGGATCATCGCCGACCGGGACCGGCCGTCCCTGACGACAAAGAACCTGCGCGTCCGGGCCGTGTTCCTTTGGGACGGCTTCGCCCGCGGCATCTGGGAGCAGGACTACAAGCGGAAGGTGGCCACGCTCACCCTCCGCCCCTTCGAACCCCTCCCGCCGACCGCCGTCAAGGCTCTCACCGCCGAAGGCGAGGCGCTGGCCCGCTTCACCGAACCCGGCGCCAAGGAAACCGTGGTGGCCGTCACCGACGTATGA
- a CDS encoding siderophore-interacting protein, translating to MTVDGNAPKRGVRGRLLDLMFVRGRVEDVRPATERMRWITIGGVPGLEWTPGQQVRVHVQDISAARTWVSGAFLHALRTYSVWDYDGAAGVMELCILDHEGDGPGVRWARTVRAGDEVVFGKPEGRFTLREGAYHVFVGEETASVPFGAMLRAADADEPVHGVIEVPGPEDRLPLPRAGELTWRHRGDASAAASEGLVEAVRALELPAEPGSAYVAGEARTVQAVRAHLVTDRGWPRRSVQVKPFWTPGKRGME from the coding sequence ATGACCGTTGATGGGAACGCGCCCAAGCGCGGGGTGCGGGGGCGGCTGCTCGACCTGATGTTCGTGCGGGGGAGGGTGGAGGACGTCCGGCCCGCGACGGAGCGGATGCGCTGGATCACGATCGGGGGTGTGCCCGGCCTGGAGTGGACGCCGGGTCAGCAGGTCCGCGTGCATGTGCAGGACATCTCCGCCGCCCGGACATGGGTCAGCGGCGCCTTCCTCCACGCGCTGCGGACCTACTCGGTCTGGGATTACGACGGAGCCGCCGGAGTCATGGAGCTGTGCATCCTCGACCACGAGGGGGACGGGCCGGGTGTGCGCTGGGCCCGGACCGTCCGGGCGGGGGACGAGGTCGTGTTCGGCAAGCCGGAGGGCCGGTTCACCCTCAGGGAGGGCGCGTACCACGTGTTCGTCGGCGAGGAGACGGCCTCGGTGCCGTTCGGTGCCATGCTGCGGGCGGCCGACGCGGACGAACCCGTGCACGGCGTGATCGAGGTCCCCGGGCCGGAGGACCGGCTCCCGCTGCCGCGCGCGGGGGAGTTGACCTGGCGCCACCGGGGCGATGCGTCCGCCGCCGCGTCCGAGGGGCTCGTGGAGGCCGTGCGTGCGCTCGAACTGCCCGCCGAGCCGGGGTCCGCCTACGTGGCGGGGGAGGCACGCACCGTGCAGGCCGTCCGCGCCCATCTGGTGACGGACCGAGGATGGCCACGCAGATCCGTGCAGGTCAAGCCGTTCTGGACGCCGGGCAAGCGCGGGATGGAGTGA